In the Betaproteobacteria bacterium genome, CGCGGCCGAACCTGACCTGGAAGTTCAAACGTGATCTGCAAGGCGTGGGCATGATTGGTGACCAGCCAATTTGTGTCGCCGTTTCCGCCAAATCGACCTTCATGTCTTTTGCTGACGTCCTCAAGGCCGCCAGGGACAAACCTGGCAGCGTGGCCTACGGTACTTCCGGCGTTGGCACATCCCAGCACGTCGTGGGCGAATGGCTTGCCAAGCTTGCCGGCGTTCAGCTATTGCACATTCCGTACAAGGGAGGCGGACAGGCCACCACCGACATCGTTGGCGGCCAGGTTCCGCTGGCGGTACTTGGGTTGGCACCGATGTTGGCGCAGGCAAAGGCGGGCACCGTTCGCATCGTGGCCGTTACCTCACCAAAGCGCGCAGGCGCGATCCCCACCGTGCCAACCACGACCGATCTTGGTTATGCACAGATTGCTTTGACACAGTGGGCCGGGGTGGTCGCCCCCGCGGGGACGCCTGAGGCCATCGTCAAGCAACTCTCGGAGGCGATCTTCAAAGTCGTTTCACGGCAGGAGGTTCAACAGAAATTGTCTGATGTCGGCATTGACCCGAAGCCACTTGGCCATCAGCAGTTCGACAAGTTTCTGAAGACCAACGTGGATACCTGGGCCCGCGTCGTGCCTAGCCT is a window encoding:
- a CDS encoding tripartite tricarboxylate transporter substrate binding protein, translating into MNPHSHRISIALATALVLLAVSAPAYASWPSDQPIKIIVPQAAGGTNDTVARLIGVELGKLLKQTVIVDNRPGAAGAIGMQAVAEAKPDGYTLGLASDSAALMDVTRPNLTWKFKRDLQGVGMIGDQPICVAVSAKSTFMSFADVLKAARDKPGSVAYGTSGVGTSQHVVGEWLAKLAGVQLLHIPYKGGGQATTDIVGGQVPLAVLGLAPMLAQAKAGTVRIVAVTSPKRAGAIPTVPTTTDLGYAQIALTQWAGVVAPAGTPEAIVKQLSEAIFKVVSRQEVQQKLSDVGIDPKPLGHQQFDKFLKTNVDTWARVVPSLDLKLE